One genomic region from Aliarcobacter cryaerophilus ATCC 43158 encodes:
- a CDS encoding diguanylate cyclase domain-containing protein, whose product MFKNSLFSKIVLIFTMPVLGILYFSFITVMEKVDILNDFKQNEIRIDYLKESQNLILSLEKEKILSLDFIRDSQKLDSLLEQQNSTNQKIDKFNSLIDALPWKSKWKDYLSHLKLSFFNLEEFRRKVLKDETDEDSIKKHYNAVHKSLVDTLFLLRFKMQSTNFQQELLKLEDIIVGKNSIEKLSNSFNFTLYSLSTELKEFEEKVKFEKNLSYLFFFFCIFTLVPLFFILRRIIFEEQDSFLKIQKHKNIYELLNHTNKFLSKTLKKDDLYFDISELLGDSKNLTFNFIYDLENKQIIAKNSEYKDIVIKHADKFIDFSQENIISKTIKRESNIVINDFKAENVSVFYSKANEFNINSMATFPIKKFNKVVAVLILYSNELDFFDSEAEILFDKLVLDITNCLEKIDYEERRMKQDNELKLSSYAFDSSSPMLITDDKNKIIKVNQAFCKIMSYSKEELLGENPRIFKTAHQDKVLIDRLWNDLKINGTWTGDLYNRKADGEIIALRATISVIRDENDDITNYLAHYMDISEQKDKEKILEYQATHDNLTGLPNRLLLTDRIERAITKTVRHNIFGGLIFIDLDNFKEVNDTLGHDIGDVLLITVAKKLKECVRDEDTVSRIGGDEFIVLLDNLGNNIADARRNINFLAEKIKEALNSITHLQGHVNVSTPSIGITLFSDSSVSVQDIIKQADTAMYSAKKQGKNTIEFF is encoded by the coding sequence TAGAGACTCTCAAAAATTAGATTCTTTACTTGAACAACAAAATAGCACAAATCAAAAAATAGATAAATTTAATAGTTTAATTGATGCTTTACCATGGAAATCTAAATGGAAAGATTATTTATCACACTTAAAATTGTCTTTTTTTAACCTCGAAGAGTTTAGAAGAAAAGTTTTAAAAGATGAAACAGATGAAGATAGTATAAAAAAACATTATAATGCTGTACATAAGTCTTTGGTAGATACTCTTTTTCTATTGAGATTTAAAATGCAAAGCACAAATTTTCAACAAGAACTTTTAAAATTAGAAGATATTATTGTTGGAAAAAATAGTATTGAAAAACTATCAAATAGTTTTAATTTTACACTTTACTCTTTATCAACAGAGTTAAAAGAGTTTGAAGAAAAAGTTAAATTTGAAAAAAATTTAAGTTATCTTTTCTTTTTCTTTTGTATTTTTACTTTAGTTCCACTATTTTTTATTTTAAGAAGAATAATTTTTGAAGAACAAGACTCATTTTTAAAAATACAAAAACATAAAAATATATATGAACTTTTAAATCATACAAATAAGTTTTTATCAAAAACATTAAAAAAAGATGATTTATATTTTGATATTAGTGAACTTTTAGGAGATAGTAAAAATCTCACTTTTAATTTTATTTATGATTTAGAAAATAAACAAATTATTGCTAAAAATAGTGAGTATAAAGATATTGTAATAAAACACGCAGATAAATTTATAGATTTTTCACAAGAAAATATAATATCAAAAACAATAAAAAGAGAGTCTAATATTGTAATAAATGATTTTAAAGCTGAAAATGTATCAGTTTTTTATAGTAAGGCAAATGAGTTTAATATAAACTCAATGGCAACTTTTCCAATAAAAAAGTTTAATAAAGTTGTTGCTGTATTGATTTTATATTCAAATGAATTAGACTTTTTTGATAGTGAAGCTGAGATACTTTTTGATAAGCTTGTTCTTGATATTACAAACTGTTTAGAAAAAATAGATTATGAAGAGAGAAGAATGAAGCAAGATAATGAATTAAAACTTTCATCTTATGCTTTTGATTCATCTTCACCTATGTTAATCACTGATGATAAAAATAAAATAATAAAAGTAAACCAAGCATTTTGTAAAATTATGTCTTACTCGAAAGAAGAATTATTGGGAGAAAATCCAAGAATCTTTAAAACAGCTCATCAAGATAAAGTTTTAATAGATAGATTGTGGAATGATTTAAAAATAAATGGTACTTGGACAGGTGATTTATATAATAGAAAAGCTGATGGAGAAATTATTGCTTTAAGAGCAACAATATCTGTAATAAGAGATGAGAATGACGATATTACAAATTATCTTGCTCATTATATGGATATTAGTGAACAAAAAGATAAAGAGAAAATTTTAGAGTATCAGGCAACTCATGATAATTTAACAGGACTTCCAAATAGACTTCTTTTAACAGATAGAATAGAAAGAGCAATTACAAAAACAGTAAGACACAATATTTTCGGTGGTCTGATTTTTATAGATTTAGATAATTTTAAAGAGGTAAATGATACTTTAGGACATGATATTGGTGATGTTCTTTTAATTACAGTTGCTAAAAAATTAAAAGAGTGTGTAAGAGATGAAGATACAGTTTCTAGAATTGGTGGAGATGAGTTTATAGTTTTACTAGATAATTTAGGAAATAATATAGCAGATGCTAGAAGAAATATAAATTTTTTAGCTGAGAAGATAAAAGAGGCATTAAATAGTATAACTCATCTACAAGGTCATGTGAATGTTTCAACTCCAAGTATTGGAATAACTTTGTTTAGTGATTCAAGTGTTAGTGTTCAAGATATAATAAAACAAGCTGATACAGCAATGTATAGTGCAAAAAAACAAGGAAAAAATACAATAGAGTTTTTTTAA